In the Paenibacillus sp. FSL R7-0337 genome, ACTTCAGGGAGAGGCGCTGGTCATGTCTACGGGCTGCACGGGCGGCATTGATGCGGCCGGATATGGATATGAGTCGATTACAGCCGGGGAACATGACGTAATGATCTGCGGCGCAGCGGAAGCACCGGTCAGCTCCATGACCATTGCCTCCTTCGATGCCATTGGTGCGTTGACCTCTAAGTTCAACGATGATCCGCAGCGGGCTTCGAGGCCGTTTGAGAAGAACCGCAGCGGCTTTGTTCTCAGTGAGGGCTGTGCCGTTGTGGTTCTAGAGGAGCTGGAGCATGCGCTCCGGCGGCAGGCGCCGATCTATGGCGAGGTGACCGGATTCGCAAGTACCAATAACGCTTTCCATATGACCGATCTGCCGCAGGACGGGGATGCGCTCAGTCTGACGATGAACGAGGCGCTGGGCCACGCGGGCCTGACAGCGGAGGACATTCAATATATCAACGCGCATGGAAGCTCGACTCCGCAGAATGATGCTTTTGAGACCGCCGCTTATAAAAGAACGTTCGGAGAGCTCGCCTACTCTATCCCGATCAGCTCCACGAAATCGATGGTAGGCCATCCGCTCTCAGCAGCGAGTGCCATTGAGATTGTGCACTGCCTGCTGGCCTTGAACGAGGGATATATCCCGCCAACCGCGAATCTGGACGAGCCGGACCCGGCCTGTGATTTGAACTATGTACCGAAGCATGCGATACAGCGCGACCTGTACCATATTCTGACCAATGCCAGCGGATTCTCCGGCATTCACTCCGCCATGATCCTGGCAGCGAACGAATACAGTAATCAGGCGGGCAAGCTTCAGACTGAACAATGGATGTGCAGCCTATGAAGAATACAGTATTCGTAACCGGAGTAGGAATGGTGGGGCCGTGCGGGAATAGTGCCGGGGCCTTCTGGGAGGGACTCCTGAGCGGCCGCAATTATATGACTCCGCTCCAGCTTGAGCATACAACCGGAGCCGCCCCTCCCTTCGCGGGACAAGTCAGCGGGATGGAGCCGGAGCGGGTCATCTCGAAGCGTCTGCTCAAGAAATGCTCCCGCTTCTCTGTGATGTCGATCCTGGCTGCGAAGGATGCCATGGATGATGCGCACTGGGAGCTGGATCAGATGAGCCGCAAGCGGATCGGGATCTTCGTCGGCAACAACTCGGGAGGCTGGGAGAGTGCGCGGAACGGCCTGCGTGTCTTGCACACCGAAGGGGCGCCCTTCATTGACCCGAACCTGGCGAGCAACTGGTTCCCGGCGGCGGCACAAGGGCATATGTCCCTGGCCTTCGACATCAAGGGCTACAGCAAGACTGTGATCGCCGACCGGAGCAGCGGGCTGCTCGCCATTGCCTATGCGGCCAGAGCCATCCGCAGCGGGATTATCGATGCAGCTATTGTGGGCGGAGCCGAGACGCCGCTTGATCCGTGGGCATTGTCCTTCTATAACACGGAGGGGCTGCTGAATCTGAAGGCGGATCGCCCGCAGGCGGCATACCAGCCATTTGTGGAGTCGCGCAGCGGGATGGCCCTGGCTGAAGGAGCCGCGTTCCTCTGCCTCGAATCGGAGCGCAGCCTTCAGAAGCGCGAGGCATCCCGCCGGGTGAGGGCAAGCATCCAGGGCTTTGGTTTTACCAACGACGGTCAGGCCGCAGCCCCGCCTGAGGAGAGTGTAGCGCAATGTGCCAGGGCGATCCGGCTGGCGGTCGGGCATTCGGAGACGCAGCCGGAGCAGATCGGCTATCTGTCGCTGGATGGGGCGGCTTCCGCCCGCGAAGACGGAATTGAATGCTCGGCCATCCAAGAGGTCTTCGGCAGTAGTACAGAAGCCAAGTGGGCGGGCTGCCCCAAGACTGTCTTCGGCAACACGATTGGAGCGGCAGGGGCGTTCGATGTCGCACTGAGTGTGCTGGCTATGAATCACGGGGAGTTGCCCGGCCTTCCGTATCTGGCAGAATCGGTTCAGGACAATGGCTTGAACTTCGTCCCGGGGATCAGCCGCCGAACAGCTGTGGAGTCTTCACTGATTATATCCAGAGGAAGGGGTGGTGTCTCTTCGGCACTGGTTGTGAACGCTGAAGGCTTGTAAGGGTGAACATTACGGCACATTAACTTAAGCGGGAGGGTGTATCTAATGGTATTCGAGAAGGTAAAAGCAATCATTGAGGATATTGGCATTGAAGATGAGATTATCGAATCATCGCGGCTCTATGACGATTTGGCCCTGGATTCAACAGAGCTGGCGCTGGTCTCTACAGCACTGGCGAAGGCGTTTGGCATCTTCATTGAGAGCCGGGTGCTCAAGACGTATTCTGTAGCCCAAGTGATCGAAGCCGTTGCCTTGAAGGCATGATCAGAGGGATCGGCATGGATCTGGTCAGCATCAGCTTCGTGGAGCAGATGCTGGCCAAGTGCGGTGAACTCTTCATCCAGCAGTACTATTCAATGGAAGAAAGGGAATTGTTCGCCTGTAAAAAAAGACATGCGGAACAGTTCCTGGCCGGCAGATTCGCCGCCAAAGAAGCGCTGCTGAAGGCCATCGGCACCGGAATGAACTGTGAGCTGGACTGGAATGAGCTGGAGTTCCTGAGCCTTCCCAGCGGCCAGCCCTATCTGGTCCGCAGCCGAAGACTGGAGTCTTATATACAGCAGCAGGAGAGCATCCACGTAAGCATTAGTCATCACGGTGATTATGCTGCTGCATTCATCATTATTGAGAGCAGTCAATGACTGTGAGGAGGACGAACCACATGAGCAACAACAAAATATTCACACTACTCGCCATCAACATTCTGCTTGTATTCTCTATTATGGTCAGCATCTTCCCAATCGCACCCCTGATCAGCAGTGATCTCGGCATGACCTCCGGTGAGATTGGAACCATAGCGGGGATTGCCTCGCTGGTGATGACCTTTCTGTCCATTCCGTCTGGTGTCTTCGCAGACCGGTACGGGCGGAAGAAGATTATTATCGCCTCCATGGCATTATCGGCAGTGGCTGTATTTATGGTGGCTGCATCCCACGGAGTGCTGCTGTTCACGGCTGGATGGCTGCTGTTCGGCTTCGCCAGAGGGTTCGTGTCCACGCCGATCTTCGCGGTGGTGATGGATGTGTGCAAGCCCGAGGAGCGGGGCCGGGCGATGGGTATTGTGTCCGGGGCGATTGGTGCCGGGTCGGTGCTGGGGTATGTGCTTAGCGGGCTGCTGAGCAATTATTTCGGCTGGCATACCTCCTTCGCGGTGCTGGCTTCACTGCTGCTGCTGTCCACGCTGGTTACCACAGTGCTGCTGAGGGAGACCGGGGTCAAGAATACAAGCAGAAGCATCGGGCAAGCCTTCAAAAGCTCATTCAAATGGCTGGGCGTCCGCGAAATCCTGCTGGCGGGGATTGTCGGAACTCTATGCTTCATGGTGGGTGTCTTCACCACCTTCCTGGTGCCGTTCGCGGCTAAGGAACAGGATATCTCCCTGGTGCTGCTGAGTTTGCTCTTCATTCCGTATGAAGCAGTAGCCTCGTTCGGAGCGGTCTTTGTTGGCTGGATCTCGGACAAGGTAGGCAGACATGCACCGCTGATCTGGGCCCAGTCGATCTGTGTAGGAGCGCTCGTGCTGCTGTATGCTCTTGACTTCAATCCTTGGCTGTTAACCTTCGGCTATGCCCTGATCGGACTCACGGAAGGGCCGATTATTA is a window encoding:
- a CDS encoding beta-ketoacyl-[acyl-carrier-protein] synthase family protein, with translation MEKVTGKRVVITGMGLLTPLGNTLEQFWRNSLQGKVGYDRLQGYEHMALKSRVTGTIPQFEHLGRTADEAQRAGMGRPGILAVNAAIRAVADAGLVFTKELRERSGVCIANAIADTPFSEQTFLRMTEGGQGPIDHGLCQEDLYRKGMFSYIAFEVAHEFGLQGEALVMSTGCTGGIDAAGYGYESITAGEHDVMICGAAEAPVSSMTIASFDAIGALTSKFNDDPQRASRPFEKNRSGFVLSEGCAVVVLEELEHALRRQAPIYGEVTGFASTNNAFHMTDLPQDGDALSLTMNEALGHAGLTAEDIQYINAHGSSTPQNDAFETAAYKRTFGELAYSIPISSTKSMVGHPLSAASAIEIVHCLLALNEGYIPPTANLDEPDPACDLNYVPKHAIQRDLYHILTNASGFSGIHSAMILAANEYSNQAGKLQTEQWMCSL
- a CDS encoding beta-ketoacyl synthase N-terminal-like domain-containing protein, which translates into the protein MKNTVFVTGVGMVGPCGNSAGAFWEGLLSGRNYMTPLQLEHTTGAAPPFAGQVSGMEPERVISKRLLKKCSRFSVMSILAAKDAMDDAHWELDQMSRKRIGIFVGNNSGGWESARNGLRVLHTEGAPFIDPNLASNWFPAAAQGHMSLAFDIKGYSKTVIADRSSGLLAIAYAARAIRSGIIDAAIVGGAETPLDPWALSFYNTEGLLNLKADRPQAAYQPFVESRSGMALAEGAAFLCLESERSLQKREASRRVRASIQGFGFTNDGQAAAPPEESVAQCARAIRLAVGHSETQPEQIGYLSLDGAASAREDGIECSAIQEVFGSSTEAKWAGCPKTVFGNTIGAAGAFDVALSVLAMNHGELPGLPYLAESVQDNGLNFVPGISRRTAVESSLIISRGRGGVSSALVVNAEGL
- a CDS encoding phosphopantetheine-binding protein codes for the protein MVFEKVKAIIEDIGIEDEIIESSRLYDDLALDSTELALVSTALAKAFGIFIESRVLKTYSVAQVIEAVALKA
- the acpS gene encoding holo-ACP synthase, translating into MIRGIGMDLVSISFVEQMLAKCGELFIQQYYSMEERELFACKKRHAEQFLAGRFAAKEALLKAIGTGMNCELDWNELEFLSLPSGQPYLVRSRRLESYIQQQESIHVSISHHGDYAAAFIIIESSQ
- a CDS encoding MFS transporter, whose protein sequence is MSNNKIFTLLAINILLVFSIMVSIFPIAPLISSDLGMTSGEIGTIAGIASLVMTFLSIPSGVFADRYGRKKIIIASMALSAVAVFMVAASHGVLLFTAGWLLFGFARGFVSTPIFAVVMDVCKPEERGRAMGIVSGAIGAGSVLGYVLSGLLSNYFGWHTSFAVLASLLLLSTLVTTVLLRETGVKNTSRSIGQAFKSSFKWLGVREILLAGIVGTLCFMVGVFTTFLVPFAAKEQDISLVLLSLLFIPYEAVASFGAVFVGWISDKVGRHAPLIWAQSICVGALVLLYALDFNPWLLTFGYALIGLTEGPIITLVNTIITDKVIKINPMEMGAALGTFRTLQGVGIALGSTLGGFFYSRIGTHPSYLVAAGLMVLTLLISLSLGRKEEAGVTEYKSAG